The window ACAACCATATGTTTCGATAGCCTACCCCGCAGATGGCGGCCCCATTTATGCCGAAACAAACCTTGAAAACACCATCGTTGAGCCCTGGAATGCGGTTTCTTCCTTGGCTATATTGCTCCCTGCCGTTTACTGGGCCATACGGATCCGCAATAACTACCGCAAGTATCCTTTCCTGACCATTTGCCTGCCCTTTCTGTTTCTGGGTGGCCTGGGCAGTACTATTTACCATGCCTTTCGCAGCCACCGCATCTGGCTGCTGCTGGATATTACACCTTCTGCCATATTAACCCTGCTGCTGTCGCTGTTTTTCTGGATGAAGGTACTGCCCCGAAAATGGATGGCAATTCCGCTGCTGCTGGTAGTCTTTCTGCTCCGGATGAATGTATGGCGGATTTTTCCTTCCCAAAACAGTATCAATATTTCCTATGCACTGTCTGGAATTGCATTTTTTGTGCCCATACTGCTTTTCCTGGCCCGTACCAGGTGGCAGGGCATCTGGTCTATCAGCCTGTCTATCGCATTTTTGCTGTTAAGCCTGCTGTTCCGGCAAATCGATCAGGATGCTGCATCCGTACTACCCATGGGCACACATTTTCTATGGCACTTTTTCAGCGGAGTCGGGGCTTATTTCCTGGGGCTTTACCTCTATCAATCCAGAAACAGGCAGATTATTTCTACTGCTTAAACAGCCTTTATTTCTCACAGGAATGATTAATTTCGGGACTTGTTTAGCTAAGCCTGCATGAAACCATTTCTGACCATTTTGCTGCTGGTACTTTCCAATACCTTTATGACCTTTGCCTGGTATGGGCACCTTAAGTTCAAGGAAATGAAATGGGCAGAAAGCCTAGGGCTTATTAGTATTATTCTCATCAGCTGGGGCATTGCCTTTTTTGAATACTGCTTTCAGGTACCTGCCAACAGGCTTGGCTTCAAGGGTACCGGGGGGCCATTCTCGCTGGTAGAGCTAAAAGTACTGCAGGAGGCAATCACGCTGGTGGTGTTTGTCATATTTACCACGATCTTTTTCCGCACCGAAAGCTTCAGGCTAAACCACCTGATTGGCTTTGCTTTTCTGATTCTGGCCGTTTATTTCATATTCAAGAAATGACAGAAGTAGCCTGTGCCATCATAGAACAGGGGGAGCAGGTGCTGGTAACCCAGCGCGGCTACCACAAGGCCGAAGCAGGTTTATGGGAATTTCCAGGTGGTAAATTAAACAAGGGCGAAAGTCCGCACGACTGCATTGTTCGGGAAATAGCAGAAGAGCTCCACCTGCAGGTAGCGCCCTACCAACTCCTGCAGGCGGTAGAGTACCATTATCCGGATAAAAGCATCAGACTGATTCCCCTGATCTGCAGGCTTACAGGAGGTAGGTTGACTTTAACCGAGCATGCTGCTTACCAATGGCTGGCGCCACAGGCACTGCATCCGCTTCAATGGTGTCCGCCCGATGTACCTGTGCTGGAGCAATATTTGCAGTGGCTTAGCCAGCAAAGCAAATAAGACTACATTCTGCTCTGCTGTTACACTCTTTTTTCCCAAGTGCACGTTCTATAGCATAAATCATAGTTTCATGTTGAAAAAATTTTCCCTGCTTCTGGCACTGCTCCTTACCAGCCTGGTATGCCACGCCCAGTGGCCCTTCAATAAAAACGAAGACGAAAAGGATAAGAGAGATAAAACTAAGGTATACCAGAGCAGCCGGGGCATCCTGCTGGGCTATGAACGTGGACGTATGGACATGGTACAGGTTGGCTACCACAGCAACTGGAAGAAAATAAGGCTTAAAAAACCGGTGATCAGGTCTACGGAAGCCTTTCTGGAATATGCTCCCTTCAATAACGTTCTAGGCCTTAAAGCTGCCTACTGGCAACGCCATGGCAGGTTAAAGTTCACCTATGGCGGGCATGTGGGTTATTTTACCGATTTTGATGAGGGCAGCGTAAGCATTGGCCCCTCTGCCGGTTTCCGCCTGCTGGGCTTTCACGGCCAGCTGGGCTACAACCTGTTTGTTAATCCGGAGGTAGATGCGAATAGGCTTTACCTCTCCGTTAGTTTTTTCATCCCCCAGCACACCAGGCTTCACACCAAAAAAGGAGACAAGGAAAAGACGATTTTAAAGTGGTAAAAAAACAGCCCCAGGTACTTACCCGGGGCTGTTTGGCATTTATGATGAAGAAGTTAAGGTTTATTTTCTTGCTTGGGTGAGATCTATGATACGTACTTCTACACGGCGGCCTTCCTGGGCATTCCCCTCTAGTCCGTCAGTGGCACCCAGGCCTTTGGCTACAATCCGGCGGCGACCTACTCCACGCTTGTTCAGGTAATCGAGCACAACGGTGGCTCGCTCGTTAGAAAGCTTCCGGTTATGATCGGCATTACCATCCTTAGAGGCATAGCCGCTGATCTCAACACCCAGCTGCTCATGCTGCTCAAACAGGCGAATGATATCCTGCAGGGTTTGCTCGTCTTTTTGCTTCAGCACTTTGCTGTCAACATCAAAATAAATTTTATATACCGGCTTAAGCATTTCCTGGCTATAGGCAGCTTTGGGTACTAGTTTCTGCTGCTGTGCCTGCTCAGTAACCCGGAAGGTTGGCAAGGTATAGATCACTTGTCCGCCTACGTTTTTAGCCTCCAGCCTGGTTTTGTCGTTCTCCTCGTAGAAGTAGACTGCCTCGGCATCTTCTACCATTTTGCCATTGGCCTTGCTGAAATCAACATTTTCGATGGGGTTAATAGTGAACATCAGGTCGAGCATATAGTCGTAGGCAGCTTTATCGCCGGCACCTATAATCGTTTCCATCATTTCATATACGTCTATGCTATCGCCTTTCACCATGTTACTTTCTTTGATCTTTTTCAGATCGTGGTGCAGGGGTTGTCCGGTATCATAGAAGGCATTCTGTACCTTTACCTCCTGGCCCACCACCACATCGAACTGCTTGATAGGGCGCAGGAAGATCTGCTGAAAGAGCTCGTAAAAATAATCCTGGTTCGGAATGTTTACATTGATGGAGTAAGGCAGGTAACCATCGGCTTTTACAATCAGGTCGTAGTTACGGCCCGGAGGAAGAATGATCAGGTAATTACCTGTTTTAGAATCGGGGTTGTATACATAATCCAGTTTATTACCTGTTTTCACATCTACCACAAAGATCTGGGTAGAGACTGGCTGCTCCCGCTCTCCTGCCAGAATACGGCCCTTGATCATGGTCAGGGCAATATTGCGGTCCTGATCAGGCATGTTAAAGGTATAAATATCCTGTTCCCCTTTTCCGCCCGATCTGTCGGAGGAGAAATAAGCGCGGCTGCCATCGGCAGTAAGGGTAAAGTAGCTTTCATTGGCAGCCGTATTGATGGGGTAGCCCAGGTTCTCGGGCTTCGCCCACTTACCGGCTACAAAAAAGGAGCGGAACACGTCATTACCACCAATGGATCCCCTGCCATTGGCAGTAAAGTAAAGCGTACGCCCGTCGGGGTGAATAAAAGGTGCGTCTTCGTCGGCATCGGTATTAACACCGGCCCCCAGGTTTACCGCCCTGCCCCAGCTGCCGTTTGGCTGTAATTCTGTTTTGTAGATATCGAGCCCGCCAAAACCACCCGGACGGTTGCTGGCAAAGTAAATAGTTTTACCATCGGGTGTAATGCTGGCAGTTGTTTCCAGGTAACGTGAGTTAAGATCGCCTTTAATTTCCAGTGGCTGGCCCCAGGTTTCGCCTTTGCGCTGCAACAGGTACAGGTTACCGCCGGTATTGTCCTGCAGGTATATGATCATCTTTTGGCCATCGGCCGACATCCCCGCTGTTCCGGAATTAAAACTGCTGATCTTGAGTGGTTGCGGGGCAGACCAGTTGCCGGCTTCCCGGGTCAGCAGCATAATCTGCTCTATGCTCTTCTGGCTGCTGCGGCTATCAGCAGGTTTTAGCTGGGTATAAGCCATTACAGATTCATCGGCACTTACCACAGGGTTGTATTCTGTAAACTCAGTGTTTACCCCGTTTTGAAGGGGGCGCAGGTTTACCTGTTTAGGGTTGGCCATAAACTCCAGGGCAAGCTGTGCGGTGGCTTTACGCTCCTTTGCAAGCTTTATTTTATCAGGTGTTTTACCGGCAAGCTTCTGATACTGCTCATATGCCAGCAGGGCTTCCTGTGGCTGGGCAGCGGTATGGTGGGCATCGCCCAGCGAGAGGTAGTATTCTGCAGGTAATTTATCTGCTCCGCTGCCCGCCTGCTGCAGTAAGGGGAGTGCTTTAAGCCGCTCGGCATACTGCTTGCTCTCCAGGTAACAGCGACCGGCTTTGTAGTGCAAATAGGGAGAGGACTCCCCGGCCTGCATGGCTTCCTGGTAATGCCTGAGGGCTTCGCTGTAATTGCCTATTTCAAAAAGTTTCTCAGCACGGTAGAGGGTTTGCGACTGTTGCTGTGCCCCTGCTCCTATGTGCAGCAGGCAGAGCAGTAAAGCTGCGCCCATTCCTTTTTTCAACATCTTGTTAAACCTGTAACGAATATGCATGCTTTTACACTTGTTTTTGCTTCTCCAGTGCATCCAGCCTGTATAATAAAGGTGGATGCGAATAGTGTACCCATACATACCAGGGATGCGGCAGCGGCTGGCTTAGGTTCAGCACCGACAGCTTTCGCAGCGCCTCCTGCAGAGGCTCGGCTCCATAGGTTTGTGCAGCGTAGGCATCGGCCTGGTACTCGTGTTTGCGGCTAAGGCTGTTCATGAACAGGCCCAGCAGCATGGAAATCGGCGAGTACAGCAAGCCAAACCCAATCAGGTTCAGGTGCAGCGGAAGCAGCCCGGCTTCTAGCGGGGTGCCGCCCAGCGGGGTGCCGCCCAAAGCCAGCGTGAGGGTTTCGCTCCCGATAAACCGGCTTAGCAAAAACAGCATCAGGCCCGACTGCAGCACAGACAACACAAATCCTTTCAGGATATGCCGCTTTTTGTAATGCCCTGCCTCGTGGGCAAGTACAGCCACAATTTCCTCCTCGGTATGTTTTTCAATGAGGGTATCGTAAAGAACAATCTTCTTTTGCTTCCCCAAACCTGCAAAAAAAGCATTTGCTTTACTGCTCCTTTTTGACCCATCTATTACATAGATATTTTTAAGAGGGAAATTTATCTTTTGGCTGTATGTTTCGAGCGCTGTTTTTAAGGCTCCTGCTGTTAAAGGGCGAAGTTTATTAAAGAGCGGAAGAATAAGGCTGGTGTAAAAAACATTTGCCCCCAGCATGAAAAGGATTAACACACCCCAGAAGTAGAGCCAGAAATTTTGTCCCAGCTCCAGCACCAGCCAAAGCAGCAGCGAGAGCAGTAAACCGCCAAGCAGGGCACCCAGCCCATAGCCCTTGAGCTTGTCGAGCCAGAAGGTGCGTACACTTGTTTTGTTGAAGCCCCAGCTCTCCTCAATCCGAAAGGTGCTGTACAACTGAAAAGGCAGGCTCAGTATATCAGCGGCCAGCATCAGCATACCAAAGTACAGGAGCGCCAGCAGAATGGGGTGCTGCGTCCACTCCCGCAGCTGTTCATCCAGCCAGCCAAAGCCACCGGTAAGCAGCATAACGAGCATCAGCACAAAGCTATAGGTAGCGGTAATAAAGCCAAAGCGTTTCCGCTCCTGCTGGTAGCGCACAGTTTCACTATATTTTTCTTCGGTAAGGATACCCGATAATTGTGGCAGGTAAGGCTTTTTGAGATAGGTATAATTGAGCCAGTCGAGCGCTGATTCAAGCAGGTAGCCAAGGGCGACCAGGCTGATCAGTATTATCTTTAAGGCGGTAGGAGATAAGCTCATGACAGCAAATTTGGCGTAATATTTAAAGGATTTAGCATAAAAAAAGACTGGCATAACCAGTCTTAGAATTCGGGACAAGGAATTTGCCTGACATTTCGGGGAGGTCTTTTGCTCTTGATCCAGTCGAAGGTGTAGGAAAGGCTTACCTCGTGGGCGCCGCCGGTGGCCATGCTAAGGCTGCTAAGGGTATAGTCGAAACTATAGCCAATGTTCATATTGCCTCTAACCAGGCCAATCAGCAGGATAGCCGATTCATTTTTATTGCGCACACCCTCTACTTCTGTTACAGGCAAGCCTCTGTACCACAAGCCTACCACCAGGGGCTCCCAGGTTAAATAGGCACCCACACTCAGCTGCTTAAACTCCCGTTGCATTTTAAATTCTGCAGTGGGGGTAATGCTGCGCTCCCGGCCATAACGGTCGTATTCATTCCTGATTTCGTCGGCTTTAAGGGCAATGCGGTAACCGCCATGAACAGAATATTTAACAGGCAGCCTTTCATCTCCATCCTCGTTAAAGCTGAAATAAGGTTCGTTCAGGTGGCTGGCCGATATACCGGCAAATAATCTTGGGGTATAGATCATACCGCCAAAGCTTAGGTCGAACTGGTAAAACGGATTCATGTCTGCCAGGTTCTCGCTGCTGGCACGTATGCCGTTAAAGCCGGTTCCGTTAAACTGATCGGCAAACTGCAGGTTGGAATAATCGAGCCTGCGCTCAATAACGCCAAGGCTGACGCCGGGCCTGAAAGTAATCTTTCTGGTGAGCGGCAACTGATAGGCATACTGTAAATGGGCGCTGGTGCTGGCCAGCCCTGCTATACCCTGACGGTCATGCATCAGCATGACCCCTACACCGCTGTTATAATCAGCAAAATAATTATCGAAATATGCCGTATAGGTTGTAAAAGTAGCATCAATGGAGGGCCACTGCTGCCTGAAATTTACCCCCACCCTGGCATTAGACAGATTACCTGTAAGCGCAGGATTTAGGTAAAGCGGATTGGCGTAATACTGTGAAAACTGTGGGTCCTGCGCCAGCAAAGCCGTACTGCACAGCATCATCAGCCCTGCAAGAACTAAGAAACTTTTATTCATATAATGCAAAGGAGCAAGTGATCGGTAGCTAATTTTTATAAAATAAATATATATTACTAAATTTTATACGTTTTTAATTCGCGTATTTAACGATATGCCATTAAATTTTATGCAAGATCCACAAAAGCATTTTTCTATGCGAGGCAGATACAGCATTTTTGTAAATTATAACGTTAATTGGTAACGGACTCATATCTTACATGAAACAATATAAGAATTTTCTGCCTCTGTGCTTTCGGCTCTTGTTGCTGATCGCGTTTGGGCAGCTACCCCTCTGCGCTGTAGGACAGGACCTTTCCGATACCCGTTGGTATTTTGGTAACTCTTCCCAATGGCTTAATTTTACAGGCGGCAGAGCAGATGTCAACACGGGTCAGCAAACTCCATACGGCAGTGCCGGTAGCGTGGTTGCCAGCGATTTCAGAACCGGCGACCTTATCTTTTATTCAGATGGTAACCAGCTGATAGGCCCCAGCAATACGCCTATTGCCACCCTGCCCGGCGACCCCACACTGCCACAACCCGTGCATGCCACACCAGTACCAGGTGTTGAAAACGCTTATAATATATTTGTGATCACCTCAGCCAGGGAGCTGCAGTGGGCTCGTTTTGATGCCACAAACCCAACAGCAACCTTAAATTTTCAGTCCCTGAACCTGGGCGGAACCGCCTCGGGTGTAATGGAAGTAGTAAGGGGCTCTAGTGGCGATGGCTATGTATATTGGGTAATTGTACCACTGCAGGGCAATGCTGCACGCTTTTCGCTGGTACGCATCAGTGGCAGCGGGGCGCCGGTAGCTACTGCAGTAACAGTGAGCAATGATGTGCCTGAATTTAACCCTATTTCACTGGCTTACTCCGAAGATACTGGCTTGCTGGCCGTAGGCAATGCTGCTTCCGGCGAAGACCAGGGGGTACTGATCTATTCTTTTGCGGCCGAGCCCGGGCAACCCGACCCCAGCCAGCTGGCAGAAGTTGGCGCCCTTACTGATGTAGATCCCGCTGCGGCTACCAATGGCTTAACCTGGGTAGGTGACTATCTCTTTATGTCTAAAACAACAGGAACCGGCGGCAACCTCTACCGTTACGACTTTGGCGATCTGGACCCTGCTGATCCTTTTACCTTCCCCACCACTGCACAAACAGTAACAGGCGCTGCTTTCAATCAGAATCTCGACTTACGTACCAGCCCAAATGGGGAGGCATACATGCTCTACCGCAACTCATCCGGAGGTGCCGCCCAGGTGGGGCGTATCACGAATCCTACCGGGAATAACCCTGGTTTTGCAAGCGCAGTAACGGGCACTACAAATTTTAACGGCACCCGCTTTTCACGCTCTGCATTCCCCTCCTTTGTACCAAACCCGCCCTTTGATTTTGATTACAGTGCAGCCTGTACCAAGGCGCCTATCTACTTTTACCCGAAGTTTGAGGGTGAAGGCCCCGAGCGGGTGGAGTGGCACATCAATGGCCAGAAAGAATCTGATGTGCTGCAGCCTTTCTTTACCTTCGACCAGGCAGGCAATATAACGGTTGAAATGAGGGCTTTCTATCCGGGCAGCGTACAAAAAATCGAGAAACAGATACAGATCACCGAAGCACCTGAACTCCAGATAGAGCAGGAATACATTATTTGTCCTAACGCAGATTCTGTTATCACCTTGAAGATCAATGATGCCCAGGGAAACGAAGTAACAGACCAGTATATCAGTAATATTACCTGGTACAAACCCCAGACAGTAAAAGAAGTAGGAAAAGATCCTGTAGAAACCGGGGTGAAAGAAATTACAGTAGCTACCTGGTTTGCCGATACGCTTGATGACGGCACCTATCCGGAAGCAGGCACCTACTATGTAGTGGTAAATACTGGCCAGTGCGAGTTATATGCAGCCTTTGAGGTAGTGGTGTATAATGATGAGTTTACAAAAGCCAATGTCTGGTACTTTGGGGATGGTGCCGGTATCAACTTCAATACCAACCCTCCTACTCCTATTGGCGACAGCCAGATGAGAGCGCCCGATGAAGCTTTTGAAGGCACTACCATTTCGGTAGATGGCAATTCTGAACCCCTCTTCTATACCAATGGTGAAACCCTCTGGACCCGCGACTCCGGTGATCCGGACGATGCCCATGACCGGGCTCCGAACGGAGATAATTTAGGCGGCAGCAGAAATGCCAGCCAAAACTCCCTGCTCATCCCCCACCCCAGCGATCCGTCGCTGCATTACCTGTTCACCATCTCCAACGAAGATGTGCCTTTCAACAAGGCCCTTCGTTATTCGGTTGCAGATTTAAAGGGCAATACCACCAATCCACCCACAGCGGTTGCTCCCGATGTGGAGCTGGCGCAGTCATCCCAGGAATATGTAAAGGCCCGCCTGCTTTTCCCTCAGGTGGCCGAAAAACTGGCGGGAACCTCCCGCACTGGCTGGATCATAACGCACGAGCTGAACAACAACCGTTTTATCAGCTACCCAATTACACAGGATGGTATTGGCTCGCCGGTATTTTCACTGGCAGGCAGCGTTATTACCGAACAACAGTCCAAAGGCTATATGGTGCTGGCGCCTAATGATAGCATGCTGGCGGTTGCCCTACCCGATGGAGCCGGGGGTGGCAATATTGAGATTTTCAAATTCGACTCCGGCACCGGCAGAGTAAGCGGCACAGGCCATGTAACCCTTCCGGTAGAAGGCAACGGAGCGCCTGTATATGGTGTAGCCTTTTCGCCAGACAGCAAACGCCTGTTCTATACCCTTAGCGGGCCGCAATCGCAGCTGTACCAGGTGAGCATTGATAGTGCTTTTACCCGAGCAGGCATCGAAGCAACACGCGTGCTGGTGGCCGAGGAAAATGAACAGTGGGGTGCGCTTCAGCTAAGCCCGCAGGGTGCGCTGTATGTTGCCCGTAATGGTGTAAATAACCTGGGCCTGGTGCAGAGCCCCTCCGACAGCCTTACGGCTGCCACAGCTGGTGATGCCTTCAGACTGGATGGTCTGGATGAGGTTCTGACCGGCACCAGCTTACTGGGACTGCCAAACCTGGCTGATAACATTGGCCGCCAGGTGCCGGATGCTACCGTGTTTGCCATGAATGTCTGCGCCGATCCAAATACCGGCGAAGGTGAAGTAGAGATCTATGGCACACGCCGCTACAACAATGAGCAGTATATTTTCAAGGTATTTCAGGCAAGCAACTTAAATACGGTATTCCAGCAAATGGGTCCGCAGCAGGATAGCCTGGCCGTATTTACGCTGCCTCCGGGAGATTATGTAGTGGAGCTTGAGCTGGAGGCATGCGATCTTACCTACCCAACAGACTACAATGGGGAGCCTAAGGTATTTGCCCTGTTCTCAGTTGGTGCCATACCCGAAGCCAACATCAAAAACGACGATGCTAACCCGGGAGAGATCATTACACTTTGCGATGAGCAGTCGATAACCCTGGAGGGTGAAGCGCTGATAGATGGTCAGCCACAAAATCCGGATCAATACTTCTTTACCTGGACCAACGAGCTGGATGGCATGGTGATGGGCAATTCTCCCAACCAGCAGGTAACAGAAGCCGGCTCCTACAGGCTGGACATCGTTAACCGGATTACCGGCTGCCCAGCTATACCAGTCTACATTCAGGTTACGGACTCCCGTCCGGAAGCAGACCTGGGCGATGACATTGAGCTATGCGTGGGCGAAGCGCTGCCAAGAACCGAGCTGGTAGCTACAGGGGCTCCGGCCAACTCTATCATCACGTGGCTGCGCTCTGTGAACGGTGGTCCGTTTAACAACCTGGGTAATACCACCTCCAGGCAAACCCTTAGTGATGTAAATACCAGCCAGCCCGGCACCTACCGCTACCTGGTAGAAGTAAGGCCCGGAGGCACAGGCGCTACCTGTATGAAAGCAGATACCCTTACCATTGCCATAACGACAGCTCCGGAGGTTACCCTTCGCCCTGCCAA of the Flammeovirgaceae bacterium 311 genome contains:
- a CDS encoding membrane protein, whose amino-acid sequence is MNKSFLVLAGLMMLCSTALLAQDPQFSQYYANPLYLNPALTGNLSNARVGVNFRQQWPSIDATFTTYTAYFDNYFADYNSGVGVMLMHDRQGIAGLASTSAHLQYAYQLPLTRKITFRPGVSLGVIERRLDYSNLQFADQFNGTGFNGIRASSENLADMNPFYQFDLSFGGMIYTPRLFAGISASHLNEPYFSFNEDGDERLPVKYSVHGGYRIALKADEIRNEYDRYGRERSITPTAEFKMQREFKQLSVGAYLTWEPLVVGLWYRGLPVTEVEGVRNKNESAILLIGLVRGNMNIGYSFDYTLSSLSMATGGAHEVSLSYTFDWIKSKRPPRNVRQIPCPEF
- a CDS encoding NUDIX hydrolase (COG0494 NTP pyrophosphohydrolases including oxidative damage repair enzymes), which codes for MTEVACAIIEQGEQVLVTQRGYHKAEAGLWEFPGGKLNKGESPHDCIVREIAEELHLQVAPYQLLQAVEYHYPDKSIRLIPLICRLTGGRLTLTEHAAYQWLAPQALHPLQWCPPDVPVLEQYLQWLSQQSK
- a CDS encoding ompa/motb domain protein (COG0457 FOG: TPR repeat); the encoded protein is MHWRSKNKCKSMHIRYRFNKMLKKGMGAALLLCLLHIGAGAQQQSQTLYRAEKLFEIGNYSEALRHYQEAMQAGESSPYLHYKAGRCYLESKQYAERLKALPLLQQAGSGADKLPAEYYLSLGDAHHTAAQPQEALLAYEQYQKLAGKTPDKIKLAKERKATAQLALEFMANPKQVNLRPLQNGVNTEFTEYNPVVSADESVMAYTQLKPADSRSSQKSIEQIMLLTREAGNWSAPQPLKISSFNSGTAGMSADGQKMIIYLQDNTGGNLYLLQRKGETWGQPLEIKGDLNSRYLETTASITPDGKTIYFASNRPGGFGGLDIYKTELQPNGSWGRAVNLGAGVNTDADEDAPFIHPDGRTLYFTANGRGSIGGNDVFRSFFVAGKWAKPENLGYPINTAANESYFTLTADGSRAYFSSDRSGGKGEQDIYTFNMPDQDRNIALTMIKGRILAGEREQPVSTQIFVVDVKTGNKLDYVYNPDSKTGNYLIILPPGRNYDLIVKADGYLPYSINVNIPNQDYFYELFQQIFLRPIKQFDVVVGQEVKVQNAFYDTGQPLHHDLKKIKESNMVKGDSIDVYEMMETIIGAGDKAAYDYMLDLMFTINPIENVDFSKANGKMVEDAEAVYFYEENDKTRLEAKNVGGQVIYTLPTFRVTEQAQQQKLVPKAAYSQEMLKPVYKIYFDVDSKVLKQKDEQTLQDIIRLFEQHEQLGVEISGYASKDGNADHNRKLSNERATVVLDYLNKRGVGRRRIVAKGLGATDGLEGNAQEGRRVEVRIIDLTQARK
- a CDS encoding Zn-dependent protease with chaperone function (COG0501 Zn-dependent protease with chaperone function) produces the protein MPVFFYAKSFKYYAKFAVMSLSPTALKIILISLVALGYLLESALDWLNYTYLKKPYLPQLSGILTEEKYSETVRYQQERKRFGFITATYSFVLMLVMLLTGGFGWLDEQLREWTQHPILLALLYFGMLMLAADILSLPFQLYSTFRIEESWGFNKTSVRTFWLDKLKGYGLGALLGGLLLSLLLWLVLELGQNFWLYFWGVLILFMLGANVFYTSLILPLFNKLRPLTAGALKTALETYSQKINFPLKNIYVIDGSKRSSKANAFFAGLGKQKKIVLYDTLIEKHTEEEIVAVLAHEAGHYKKRHILKGFVLSVLQSGLMLFLLSRFIGSETLTLALGGTPLGGTPLEAGLLPLHLNLIGFGLLYSPISMLLGLFMNSLSRKHEYQADAYAAQTYGAEPLQEALRKLSVLNLSQPLPHPWYVWVHYSHPPLLYRLDALEKQKQV
- a CDS encoding hypothetical protein (COG3169 Uncharacterized protein conserved in bacteria), which translates into the protein MKPFLTILLLVLSNTFMTFAWYGHLKFKEMKWAESLGLISIILISWGIAFFEYCFQVPANRLGFKGTGGPFSLVELKVLQEAITLVVFVIFTTIFFRTESFRLNHLIGFAFLILAVYFIFKK